TTTTGTTTATCATTTCGCACTTTATATATTAAACTAATTCGGTCTGTTATATTACAGGAGAACAGATATGCAATAGTTGATGTCAGCAACCCGCAAGTGGTattttccatatccgtattcttTTACTATGTACGTAAATATGAAACACATGTTTGTGTATAATATTGTTATTTCAGCCTGCAGGTTTTATCCGTGAGCAGAGCAATGTCATTGCCAGACAAGTATGTTAACATGTGTTGTCCAAGTTTAATGTTATATCTGCATATATGTTGCTAACTATGATCATTTGATGAATCTCTTGTTGTATTGTCAGTTGCTTCGAACGAGGCGACCGTTTGTTGCTACGATAACCGATGCCTACGGTAACGAGCTGTTTAGGGTAAGACTTCTGGATATATATCCATCTATCTATCATATAAACTATTGGctttatatgtattatttagaTTGCTTTGATTACTAATGTATTGTCGTAGCCACTAGCCACAATGAAAGCAAATATAGTGGATGACCCAGTTTTGATCCTTTTTCTAAAACGACTTGTTTCAACCCGAGCCCATTTTTGGCAAAAACCCGTTTGACCCGACCCACCCGTTTTGCCAAGCTTAACTCAACTGTTTGTATCTAGGTACGGAGGCCCTTTTGGTGGATAACCAGCTCAATTTATGCAGAAGTAGGTGGAAAGGTATGCCAATATTATATtccaatttaaatttaaaaaaaaaactagtggGTTATCACCCGCGCTTCGTAGCGGGTTtgaaacatagataaaaataagcaaatagCGAGAGTTAAAGCTGTTTGATTTGTAGTCAAGTgactaaacatgtcattattaaagttgaggggctaaagttgttttagttaaggggctaaacatgtcattaccaaagttgaggggctaaacatgtcattattaaagttgaggagCTAAAGTTGGTTAATGCCAAAGTTAGTTGTATGTGACAAAATAGCgtatttatagtatatataattacTTATTGTTAAATTTTATCTCTAGGAAATTGGTGTGGTTCATAGAAGATGGCATCTCTGGAGGAGGATTTATGATTTGTACTTGGGGtaatttattttctttattttttcattttatttcatctgctttgaaaataatttattctttttgggttttgttttgttttgttttttttttttttttttttttttgcagtaaTGAGCAGTTTGCAGTGGTTGAGAATCCTGGGTTTTGGTATTGGACATTTACCTTGAAGGACATCAATGGTGAGGTGCTGGCCGAGATTGATCGCGACTGGCGCGGTTTTGGTTTTGAGGTCATGTTCCTACctttgtttgactatgatgttttCAAATATGTTAGAAACAGTATATGAAACAACAACTTTGTGAACGGTTCAGGTGTTCACCGATGCGGGTCAGTATGTAATCCGATTCGGGAGCGCTGCTGCTGCTACTAAAGGCATATCAGAACTTTCTAAAAAGGTAAACCCGATACTTTGACATTCGGTCAGTTTTGCTTGTGTTTGAATTTATGATATTGCAGGTTCAAGAATTTGAAGTGGCGCGTCCGCTGACATTGTCGGAGAGAGCTGTAACCGTTGCACTTGCGATATCGTTGGATAATGATTATTTTTCCAGACATGGAGGCTGGtaaaagttttatattttttatttttaatttttaatttttattagtGTGTGGGGGAAATGCTCAACAAGTTGTAAATTTTTATGACTGACATTATTGCATTTCTGTTGCCAGGGGAATTCCTTTCATTGCAGTTGCGGAATGATGACGTTTGCTTCAAATTTTTAGTCTGCTGAAGATCTATGGACATTCGTAGTTTGTGTTACGGTTTTGTTGACAGAAGTTATATCTATATGTAGTAGTTACTTTGGAACAAATTTCTACAATGTGTCGAATCATCACCTTGGCGGAAAATTTAATATACTCGAGAACACTTCATATCTCTTCAATTCGTGTTGCTTTCGTGTGGGGATGTAAACAAGCAGACTTGATCCAGAGTCGTTAGCTTGTTTATTGATTTTAAAATTAATTATCCTGTTTAAATATGTAtgtgtttatttttataaacataataattattattgttttatacAACACATATTTTGATATTTAGTTATTTGTATTAGAATTATATGGTCAAAGTATACAACCCTTGAGGATAAGATGATATTGTTAATAGGAGGATAAGTTGATATTCTTAGACCGGAATGTAAAAGATAATTTTACAAAAGAATAGCTAAGTTATAAATATGGTTTGGGGGACTAAAAGAAAGTTTATTTACAATTGTTTTATTACACAAATGTTGTACGACGTAAACCCGAAAATGAGGTCGTAGTTTACATTGacaccataaaaatgaatattgTTGTTACAAAAGTTGTACGACGTATAAAGTTGTTTTTTTACATCAATCAAAGTGAATGCCGATAGCGATTCCGATAAAACCTATACTGGTTTCGACAACACCGATATCGATAACAACTTTATATGCTCAAACTGAAAAAGAAAACCCTTGGTGGCCAAATAAGAAAACCAAAACATCATATAAAACCTTAAGATACCAAATTAAGAAACGGAAAACTAAAAAAGTTGGTTGCCAAATTTAGAAAAAACAAACTCTCAAGAGTTATTAAAGGTTATATAGTTAACACGGGAAGGGTTCTATGATACTAAAAAAAAGTGAGAAATgcattttaacatgttaaaaatcattttttttttaattttttttcgaacCTTTTGCATATAACTACATTTAGAAcccttttaaattaaaaaaaaaaaaacttaatatttttttaaaaagaatcttaTAAACGgtaaaaaagaacaaaaaattacaaaaattatttttttttctattggAATAGCTTCTACACATCTTTATATGCAaaaacttagaaaaaaaaaagtaaattttTTTAACGTTCTAAATTGAATTTCTAAGATATATTTAACATATTAACGTAAAGTCCTTTTTGAGTCTCTGTGGTTTGACAATTTTAATTACTtgagtccaaaactcaaacttgtCTTGATTTGAGTCCTAGTGGTTTCTAATCTTAACTTCTTGAGTCCAAAAGATAAACTCTATTAGATTTTctcagttagtttttttttaaattatcaaaATACACTTACCactaaaaataaatacaaaatatatacatatacgtTTATACCGTTACCACCTACATATAAACCCACCacatatatataaagagagagagatAAGTGTGTGAGTAGAGTATGTGTGAGAGAAGGTGAGTAGATGAGTGTAGGAGTGTCAAAGAGTTAatgttaagggtattttggtaatttcataaAACTTAACTGAGAAAATCTAACAGGGTTTGTCTTTTGGACTCAAGATGTTAAGATTAAAAAACCATTGGGACTCAAATCAAGACAAGTTTGAATTTTGGACTCAAATAGTTAAAAcaaccaaaccacaaggactcaAATCATAACaagtttgagttttgaacttcTACAGTTAAAACGaccaaaacacagggactcaaaaaagACTTCACTTTTAAATATACTATTCTCCGGTTCCCCACTCTTTTAATATTCCCATTGAACCTCACATTAGTTATTATAATAAATATCAATAACTTTCTTATTTTATTAAACTTAAGTTTTTTTAGTAACTGAGCTTTAACTTTAATGTAGGTTTGAATTAGCTTACCTCAGACTTTTAGCGAGTTAATCTTAAATAATGCACATCCAACAGATCATTGAGCTTTCAAACGATTgcatttttcaaaaaataaagtGCCGCAAAACTTGATATAATTACACCTATTTGAAATCCCATAAGAAAAGAAGAGAAGAGTTGCCAACAAACTCTgtcatcaacaatttacaaagtCAAAAGATGAACCACACAAACAGTCACTACCTTCCTACATTAAAATCTATGATTACTCTACACCCACCCAcccacacacacacttaaaaGATATCCTCCAATGCCAGTTTGTTTTGTATCCCAAAAAACAACTTTAGCTTCAAAATCGCCAAGCCGATTATCATCCTCATCTTTACGAGTCAACCATCTCATCTTGTATTTCATTGGGTGCAATTAGTCCAGGAATGCTAAGCATCCGTTGTCGCTCTTTTTCTTTCTGAGCAGCTGCTTCTTCTGCATACAAATCCTTGTTATCCTgcacaacatacatacatacatattttattatttaatttttcaTAACCTTCAAAAAAATCACATATATTCATTCCTTCCTCAGATAGTAAGTTACTTACTTGTGTTGCAAATTCTTTAGACTGCACAAGGAAATCCCTTATGTGGTTCTTGAAAGTAG
This genomic stretch from Helianthus annuus cultivar XRQ/B chromosome 8, HanXRQr2.0-SUNRISE, whole genome shotgun sequence harbors:
- the LOC110936277 gene encoding altered inheritance rate of mitochondria protein 25; this translates as MNWIKKLQGLTRLSKVNTSITTGSLPNNSLLNKQQNDLLLAESLVSERKLLHWRSYGQLYGSGPNLSRKFERAIHTGPDLSRDFLAQLWVADGKIKKTREKRRQKSVGHAIKHEQVLDMKGLHGSSVTSNGDYDYRHVARDSREYTSPEEAWIAPLLSRSNLLITRDIEWANLTLGFEQENRYAIVDVSNPQVPAGFIREQSNVIARQLLRTRRPFVATITDAYGNELFRVRRPFWWITSSIYAEVGGKEIGVVHRRWHLWRRIYDLYLGNEQFAVVENPGFWYWTFTLKDINGEVLAEIDRDWRGFGFEVFTDAGQYVIRFGSAAAATKGISELSKKVQEFEVARPLTLSERAVTVALAISLDNDYFSRHGGWGIPFIAVAE